In one window of Clavelina lepadiformis chromosome 4, kaClaLepa1.1, whole genome shotgun sequence DNA:
- the LOC143451854 gene encoding uncharacterized protein LOC143451854 isoform X3: MDNKSNDTHSLKRKSDVMSFGQYKAVKGSQWKERVTKKSKPNEVGVQIGMLERGGKDFELKPIRNQTILLNIGKTESVDSILEKAVKKYLQFYPKSHDDGASYYLAFRDGRIIDLLPGTDEPFTIIKYKENIGKDYSRIFLYLVKEEKEDAAEHQEDDLLPDFPLTTLFSDPHNFIDCFSIDELQKTANKECDSSQKNESQIKKYENISEVLSDLNKNIDDAEQLYIIVRRSAPVARYLALWQREVNTKGSANKRVVVKFQGENGIDSGAMAKEFFAIVVRLIREHFCPDGSPVDSMLYVQNGYFKACGEIIAASLVQGGPAPFCFHSNVFKMLTAINSIDIRKLDLHIHFTESEKQLIQRISDDPSNPSYSDTILEHGYTGLVSADHTTDITRTLMVSITNRRLCYLKEFLSGLELFGIFEALQRNPLLFEPLFITSSERAVDANYVASLLIPNHSDENSSKRIVEEKIMDNFVDFLMHLEDNKVNVTGHEILANDENDCHLISCTPPDLTPAGVLGWLTGQKHRPIFGNDLQISVQFDHYCLENNPKHSICYPVVGACGRVVTLPAKHMEKENDFRSIFLTAICNAQAFGLH; this comes from the coding sequence ATACACATTCTTTGAAGCGAAAAAGTGATGTCATGTCATTCGGACAATACAAAGCTGTGAAGGGATCTCAATGGAAAGAAAGggtaacaaaaaagtcaaaaccAAATGAAGTAGGAGTTCAAATAGGAATGCTGGAAAGAGGTGGAAAAGATTTTGAATTAAAGCCTATTAGAAACCAAACAATTTTACTAAACATTGGCAAAACAGAATCTGTTGACTCAATTTTGGAAAAAGCAGttaaaaaatacttacaatTTTATCCAAAAAGTCATGATGATGGGGCAAGTTATTATCTTGCATTCAGAGATGGTCGTATTATTGATCTATTGCCGGGAACTGATGAACCATTTACCATAATTAAGTACAAAGAAAACATTGGAAAAGATTACAGTAGAATTTTCCTGTATCTTgttaaagaagaaaaagaagatgCAGCAGAACATCAGGAAGATGACTTGCTTCCCGATTTTCCCTTGACCACACTTTTTAGTGACCCacataattttattgattgctttaGCATCGATGAACTTCAAAAGACTGCTAATAAAGAATGTGACAGTTCACAAAAGAATGAGtctcaaattaaaaaatatgaaaacataagTGAAGTCCTGTCTgatttgaacaaaaacattGATGATGCAGAACAACTGTACATTATTGTGAGAAGAAGTGCACCTGTTGCGAGATACCTTGCCCTTTGGCAAAGGGAGGTGAACACTAAAGGTTCGGCAAATAAAAGAGTGGTTGTTAAATTTCAAGGTGAAAATGGTATCGATTCAGGTGCAATGGCAAAAGAATTCTTCGCCATTGTAGTTCGCTTAATTCGTGAACATTTTTGTCCTGATGGTAGTCCAGTTGATTCCATGCTTTATGTGCAGAATGGTTATTTTAAAGCATGCGGTGAAATAATTGCTGCAAGTTTAGTGCAAGGTGGGCCCGCTCCATTTTGTTTTCACTCCAATGTGTTCAAAATGTTAACAGCAATAAACTCTATTGACATTAGAAAGCTTGATCTTCACATTCACTTCACAGAATCCGAAAAGCAACTTATACAACGTATTTCAGATGATCCGTCAAATCCATCTTATAGTGACACTATTCTAGAACATGGGTACACTGGTTTAGTGTCTGCTGATCATACTACTGACATAACTCGCACACTCATGGTCAGCATCACTAACAGGCGGTTGTGTTATCTTAAAGAATTTTTATCTGGATTGGAATTGTTTGGAATATTTGAAGCATTACAAAGGAATCCATTGCTTTTTGAACCTCTTTTTATCACTTCGTCTGAGCGTGCTGTTGATGCAAATTATGTTGCAAGTCTGTTAATTCCCAATCACTCTGATGAAAATTCCTCGAAAAGAATTgtggaagaaaaaataatgGATAACTTTGTGgattttttaatgcatttagaGGACAATAAGGTAAATGTAACTGGACATGAAATCTTGGCTAACGACGAGAATGATTGTCATTTAATTTCATGTACTCCTCCTGACTTGACACCTGCAGGTGTGTTGGGTTGGCTAACAGGCCAGAAACACAGGCCTATATTTGGGAACGACCTTCAAATTTCGGTGCAGTTCGATCACTACTGTTTGGAAAATAATCCAAAACACAGTATTTGCTACCCTGTAGTTGGAGCATGCGGCAGGGTTGTTACACTACCAGCAAAGCACATGGAGAAAGAAAACGATTTTAGGTCTATCTTTTTAACGGCAATATGTAATGCTCAAGCATTTGGactgcattaa
- the LOC143451854 gene encoding uncharacterized protein LOC143451854 isoform X1 codes for MICTMYCTNCGIVLSSTHLFCGFCGQEKPHSSIETQNFCDETSSKENRSNCHDNLMDNKSNDTHSLKRKSDVMSFGQYKAVKGSQWKERVTKKSKPNEVGVQIGMLERGGKDFELKPIRNQTILLNIGKTESVDSILEKAVKKYLQFYPKSHDDGASYYLAFRDGRIIDLLPGTDEPFTIIKYKENIGKDYSRIFLYLVKEEKEDAAEHQEDDLLPDFPLTTLFSDPHNFIDCFSIDELQKTANKECDSSQKNESQIKKYENISEVLSDLNKNIDDAEQLYIIVRRSAPVARYLALWQREVNTKGSANKRVVVKFQGENGIDSGAMAKEFFAIVVRLIREHFCPDGSPVDSMLYVQNGYFKACGEIIAASLVQGGPAPFCFHSNVFKMLTAINSIDIRKLDLHIHFTESEKQLIQRISDDPSNPSYSDTILEHGYTGLVSADHTTDITRTLMVSITNRRLCYLKEFLSGLELFGIFEALQRNPLLFEPLFITSSERAVDANYVASLLIPNHSDENSSKRIVEEKIMDNFVDFLMHLEDNKVNVTGHEILANDENDCHLISCTPPDLTPAGVLGWLTGQKHRPIFGNDLQISVQFDHYCLENNPKHSICYPVVGACGRVVTLPAKHMEKENDFRSIFLTAICNAQAFGLH; via the coding sequence ATACACATTCTTTGAAGCGAAAAAGTGATGTCATGTCATTCGGACAATACAAAGCTGTGAAGGGATCTCAATGGAAAGAAAGggtaacaaaaaagtcaaaaccAAATGAAGTAGGAGTTCAAATAGGAATGCTGGAAAGAGGTGGAAAAGATTTTGAATTAAAGCCTATTAGAAACCAAACAATTTTACTAAACATTGGCAAAACAGAATCTGTTGACTCAATTTTGGAAAAAGCAGttaaaaaatacttacaatTTTATCCAAAAAGTCATGATGATGGGGCAAGTTATTATCTTGCATTCAGAGATGGTCGTATTATTGATCTATTGCCGGGAACTGATGAACCATTTACCATAATTAAGTACAAAGAAAACATTGGAAAAGATTACAGTAGAATTTTCCTGTATCTTgttaaagaagaaaaagaagatgCAGCAGAACATCAGGAAGATGACTTGCTTCCCGATTTTCCCTTGACCACACTTTTTAGTGACCCacataattttattgattgctttaGCATCGATGAACTTCAAAAGACTGCTAATAAAGAATGTGACAGTTCACAAAAGAATGAGtctcaaattaaaaaatatgaaaacataagTGAAGTCCTGTCTgatttgaacaaaaacattGATGATGCAGAACAACTGTACATTATTGTGAGAAGAAGTGCACCTGTTGCGAGATACCTTGCCCTTTGGCAAAGGGAGGTGAACACTAAAGGTTCGGCAAATAAAAGAGTGGTTGTTAAATTTCAAGGTGAAAATGGTATCGATTCAGGTGCAATGGCAAAAGAATTCTTCGCCATTGTAGTTCGCTTAATTCGTGAACATTTTTGTCCTGATGGTAGTCCAGTTGATTCCATGCTTTATGTGCAGAATGGTTATTTTAAAGCATGCGGTGAAATAATTGCTGCAAGTTTAGTGCAAGGTGGGCCCGCTCCATTTTGTTTTCACTCCAATGTGTTCAAAATGTTAACAGCAATAAACTCTATTGACATTAGAAAGCTTGATCTTCACATTCACTTCACAGAATCCGAAAAGCAACTTATACAACGTATTTCAGATGATCCGTCAAATCCATCTTATAGTGACACTATTCTAGAACATGGGTACACTGGTTTAGTGTCTGCTGATCATACTACTGACATAACTCGCACACTCATGGTCAGCATCACTAACAGGCGGTTGTGTTATCTTAAAGAATTTTTATCTGGATTGGAATTGTTTGGAATATTTGAAGCATTACAAAGGAATCCATTGCTTTTTGAACCTCTTTTTATCACTTCGTCTGAGCGTGCTGTTGATGCAAATTATGTTGCAAGTCTGTTAATTCCCAATCACTCTGATGAAAATTCCTCGAAAAGAATTgtggaagaaaaaataatgGATAACTTTGTGgattttttaatgcatttagaGGACAATAAGGTAAATGTAACTGGACATGAAATCTTGGCTAACGACGAGAATGATTGTCATTTAATTTCATGTACTCCTCCTGACTTGACACCTGCAGGTGTGTTGGGTTGGCTAACAGGCCAGAAACACAGGCCTATATTTGGGAACGACCTTCAAATTTCGGTGCAGTTCGATCACTACTGTTTGGAAAATAATCCAAAACACAGTATTTGCTACCCTGTAGTTGGAGCATGCGGCAGGGTTGTTACACTACCAGCAAAGCACATGGAGAAAGAAAACGATTTTAGGTCTATCTTTTTAACGGCAATATGTAATGCTCAAGCATTTGGactgcattaa
- the LOC143451854 gene encoding uncharacterized protein LOC143451854 isoform X2 gives MICTMYCTNCGIVLSSTHLFCGFCGQDTHSLKRKSDVMSFGQYKAVKGSQWKERVTKKSKPNEVGVQIGMLERGGKDFELKPIRNQTILLNIGKTESVDSILEKAVKKYLQFYPKSHDDGASYYLAFRDGRIIDLLPGTDEPFTIIKYKENIGKDYSRIFLYLVKEEKEDAAEHQEDDLLPDFPLTTLFSDPHNFIDCFSIDELQKTANKECDSSQKNESQIKKYENISEVLSDLNKNIDDAEQLYIIVRRSAPVARYLALWQREVNTKGSANKRVVVKFQGENGIDSGAMAKEFFAIVVRLIREHFCPDGSPVDSMLYVQNGYFKACGEIIAASLVQGGPAPFCFHSNVFKMLTAINSIDIRKLDLHIHFTESEKQLIQRISDDPSNPSYSDTILEHGYTGLVSADHTTDITRTLMVSITNRRLCYLKEFLSGLELFGIFEALQRNPLLFEPLFITSSERAVDANYVASLLIPNHSDENSSKRIVEEKIMDNFVDFLMHLEDNKVNVTGHEILANDENDCHLISCTPPDLTPAGVLGWLTGQKHRPIFGNDLQISVQFDHYCLENNPKHSICYPVVGACGRVVTLPAKHMEKENDFRSIFLTAICNAQAFGLH, from the coding sequence ATACACATTCTTTGAAGCGAAAAAGTGATGTCATGTCATTCGGACAATACAAAGCTGTGAAGGGATCTCAATGGAAAGAAAGggtaacaaaaaagtcaaaaccAAATGAAGTAGGAGTTCAAATAGGAATGCTGGAAAGAGGTGGAAAAGATTTTGAATTAAAGCCTATTAGAAACCAAACAATTTTACTAAACATTGGCAAAACAGAATCTGTTGACTCAATTTTGGAAAAAGCAGttaaaaaatacttacaatTTTATCCAAAAAGTCATGATGATGGGGCAAGTTATTATCTTGCATTCAGAGATGGTCGTATTATTGATCTATTGCCGGGAACTGATGAACCATTTACCATAATTAAGTACAAAGAAAACATTGGAAAAGATTACAGTAGAATTTTCCTGTATCTTgttaaagaagaaaaagaagatgCAGCAGAACATCAGGAAGATGACTTGCTTCCCGATTTTCCCTTGACCACACTTTTTAGTGACCCacataattttattgattgctttaGCATCGATGAACTTCAAAAGACTGCTAATAAAGAATGTGACAGTTCACAAAAGAATGAGtctcaaattaaaaaatatgaaaacataagTGAAGTCCTGTCTgatttgaacaaaaacattGATGATGCAGAACAACTGTACATTATTGTGAGAAGAAGTGCACCTGTTGCGAGATACCTTGCCCTTTGGCAAAGGGAGGTGAACACTAAAGGTTCGGCAAATAAAAGAGTGGTTGTTAAATTTCAAGGTGAAAATGGTATCGATTCAGGTGCAATGGCAAAAGAATTCTTCGCCATTGTAGTTCGCTTAATTCGTGAACATTTTTGTCCTGATGGTAGTCCAGTTGATTCCATGCTTTATGTGCAGAATGGTTATTTTAAAGCATGCGGTGAAATAATTGCTGCAAGTTTAGTGCAAGGTGGGCCCGCTCCATTTTGTTTTCACTCCAATGTGTTCAAAATGTTAACAGCAATAAACTCTATTGACATTAGAAAGCTTGATCTTCACATTCACTTCACAGAATCCGAAAAGCAACTTATACAACGTATTTCAGATGATCCGTCAAATCCATCTTATAGTGACACTATTCTAGAACATGGGTACACTGGTTTAGTGTCTGCTGATCATACTACTGACATAACTCGCACACTCATGGTCAGCATCACTAACAGGCGGTTGTGTTATCTTAAAGAATTTTTATCTGGATTGGAATTGTTTGGAATATTTGAAGCATTACAAAGGAATCCATTGCTTTTTGAACCTCTTTTTATCACTTCGTCTGAGCGTGCTGTTGATGCAAATTATGTTGCAAGTCTGTTAATTCCCAATCACTCTGATGAAAATTCCTCGAAAAGAATTgtggaagaaaaaataatgGATAACTTTGTGgattttttaatgcatttagaGGACAATAAGGTAAATGTAACTGGACATGAAATCTTGGCTAACGACGAGAATGATTGTCATTTAATTTCATGTACTCCTCCTGACTTGACACCTGCAGGTGTGTTGGGTTGGCTAACAGGCCAGAAACACAGGCCTATATTTGGGAACGACCTTCAAATTTCGGTGCAGTTCGATCACTACTGTTTGGAAAATAATCCAAAACACAGTATTTGCTACCCTGTAGTTGGAGCATGCGGCAGGGTTGTTACACTACCAGCAAAGCACATGGAGAAAGAAAACGATTTTAGGTCTATCTTTTTAACGGCAATATGTAATGCTCAAGCATTTGGactgcattaa